The Anopheles coluzzii chromosome 2, AcolN3, whole genome shotgun sequence genome window below encodes:
- the LOC120952398 gene encoding uncharacterized protein LOC120952398, whose translation MEEYLDDPLIEFVKVEGNDDSDNQFVDDTEIEDPNLLSRPKKIRKIMCYQTDNQKVVHPKHIANRHVGMAAMPVLQKTGIRKIPTENRNPHIKQMARNHDATPTKLVAHNYENRKMVKHLTDKHDDEVRRKKMIIEAHQTNMEEKKFKKNMIPMSEKKTIDLIRRIEKEPSIWDKKHEGYRSKANKDKAWSRVVGKTGIPLEIVKAKWSSVLGSFRHYKALHLKDRGHRPNWFAYDALSFMLNSTDNGYQPDAIEDTSVAEYIDDPRASEEHYESEHMEEEEYLLQNETRSPKKRTPMKEDAVDSTCSDDSNSAEILRIVRSMSKVLDKMANVGMPIDYGRYVNQHLKEYDEAIRRKTVKGIMDLIAAANAEMANKYPERKICKT comes from the exons TGGAGGGAAATGATGATTCTGACAATCAATTCGTCGACGATACGGAAATCGAAGATCCCAATTTATTATCACGTCCCAAAAAGATTCGGAAAATAATGTGTTATCAAACCGACAACCAAAAAGTTGTTCACCCTAAACATATTGCAAACAGGCATGTTGGTATGGCGGCGATGCCGGTGCTACAGAAAACCGGAATCCGAAAAATTCCTACAGAAAACCGGAATCCACACATAAAACAGATGGCAAGGAACCACGACGCCACACCGACGAAGTTAGTGGCACATAACTACGAGAACCgtaaaatggtcaaacatttgacagataaacACGACG ATGAAgtaagaaggaagaaaatgaTAATTGAAGCTCACCAAACAAacatggaagaaaaaaaattcaagAAAAAT ATGATTCCGATGAGTGAAAAGAAGACAATCGATTTGATCAGAAGAATCGAAAAAGAGCCGTCTATATGGGACAAAAAACATGAGGGTTACAGAAGCAAAGCGAACAAAGATAAAGCCTGGAGTCGTGTGGTTGGAAAAACAGGAATCCCATTAGAAATTGTTAAAGCCAAATGGTCATCGGTTCTAGGATCGTTTCGACATTACAAAGCACTGCACCTAAAAGATCGAG GTCATAGACCAAATTGGTTCGCCTATGATGCATTGAgttttatgctcaactcaacAGATAACGGATATCAACCGGATGCCATCGAG GACACCTCTGTCGCTGAGTACATTGACGACCCTCGGGCTTCCGAGGAACATTACGAAAGTGAACAcatggaagaagaagaatacttATTGCAGAATGAGACCCGTTCTCCGAAGAAAAGAACGCCGATGAAGGAAGACGCGGTGGACAGTACTTGTTCTGACGATTCGAATAGTGCAGAAATCTTGCGAATTGTGCGCTCCATGTCAAAAGTGTTAGACAAAATGGCCAACGTTGGTATGCCCATTGACTATGGACGCTATGTGAATCAGCATCTGAAGGAATACGACGAAGCGATACGAAGAAAAACCGTTAAAGGCATCATGGACCTCATCGCGGCTGCAAATGCCGAAATGGCAAACAAATATCCCGAgcgaaaaatatgcaaaacatAA
- the LOC120951477 gene encoding uncharacterized protein LOC120951477 — MESCKKQPATAGSASRSSRGKKTGTTKKQTSDKDRERIVNAYLKGFGAKMISNMLNINIYTVYYILKQYRRTGQVFSAERGGHNAKALSDDVAQSIRQWFEEDSTLRPKQLTQKVWEQYHIRVSPCAVQRELKDLQKKLYKSMQPVSKPNSTIQHKNDSNCNATRKESLAIKDCLVANESTVFIKQEYGNSSDDDAQLTDHIDIGETQLTYGSGDFKEKFEPSNSAHTGIRRPHGTESGAYLDSVTNGAIQDYAASEGEYTEDPLGSSPLHTFPSTTRKKQIQADDSRSVGTNAHTVNNRKPVASNSVATFNINGIKAVVVDGNSVDVPAGGNCTASKNICIHCPCFDKLVSEQKKMLEQFVASQQKIINEMREAQQTLINKLECMEGSLITKQRE; from the exons ATGGAATCGTGCAAAAAACAACCAGCGACCGCCGGTTCTGCTAGCCGCAGTTCGAGAGGCAAAAAGACTGGAACCacgaaaaagcaaacaagcgATAAGGATAGAGAACGAATCGTTAATGCATATTTGAAAGGATTCGGTGCAAAAATGATCAGCAACATGCTTAACATCAACATCTACACCGTGTACTACATCCTGAAGCAGTACAGAAGAACCGGCCAAGTGTTTTCCGCAGAACGTGGAGGACACAATGCTAAAGCGTTATCAGACGACGTTGCGCAAAGTATTCGCCAGTGGTTTGAAGAGGACAGCACACTGAGGCCGAAGCAACTGACCCAGAAGGTGTGGGAACAGTACCATATACGTGTGAGTCCATGCGCCGTTCAACGTGAGTTGAAAGACTTGCAGAAGAAGTTATATAAAAGCATGCAGCCCGTTTCCAAACCGAACAGTACCATTCAGCACAAGAATGATTCTAATTGTAATGCGACCAGAAAAGAATCCCTTGCCATAAAAGACTGTCTTGTAGCGAACGAAAGCACAGTATTTATCAAGCAGGAATACGGCAACAGCAGTGACGATGATGCACAGTTAACAGATCACATTGACATTGGCGAAACTCAGCTAACTTACGGCAGTGGTGATTTCAAAGAAAAATTTGAACCTTCTAACAGCGCTCATACCGGTATTAGACGTCCACATGGGACGGAATCAGGAGCATACCTAGATTCTG TTACAAATGGAGCAATACAAGATTATGCAGCATCTGAGGGCGAATACACAGAG GATCCGCTTGGAAGCAGCCCCCTCCACACCTTTCCATCCACAACCAGGAAAAAACAGATCCAAGCAGACGACTCGCGTAGTGTAGGAACCAATGCGCATACTGTGAACAACAGGAAACCAGTGGCAAGCAATTCCGTTGCAACGTTTAACATAAACGGTATTAAAGCTGTTGTCGTAGACGGCAATTCAGTGGATGTTCCAGCGGGTGGCAACTGTACTGCATCAAAAAACATTTGCATACATTGTCCTTGCTTCGATAAACTGGTGAGCGAGCAGAAGAAAATGTTGGAACAATTTGTCGCcagccaacaaaaaatcatcaatGAAATGCGGGAGGCACAACAAACTTTAATAAACAAACTGGAATGCATGGAAGGGTCGCTTATAACTAAGCAAAGGGAATAA
- the LOC120951476 gene encoding uncharacterized protein LOC120951476 has translation MSDMHRKLDALSGKNRALQRVRKSGILYRGAARLLLADRMPQETVNVVPASELQVSSSSPQSSNAVQNQNESPSSSDLDILFQDTQDYEMDLGDSDNSALLDESDEEMSSDTDEDDEPDFARMSNEDCVRYWALAGNESNASIKMILRILRAKTNFNLPTDPRKILRTQRHPMRIHQLGNGKLWYHGIRRCLTVELRKHKTCPQPLLFDLSINRLPLRNRSKRQFWSILLKIVDQPNWPAMVVAIYSGTVTPVSSEAFLRPMVDEIKELYVAKLVIDRTRFVVSLRAIIADMPARAFIEAVDSQAGTSPLIDIPNFDLYKDVITVDGLYQVDTGVTIELFDIWFRDVVGKEEAWILPAEILNRLEQQKFPVETKQKLRSFEDLSLWKSTDWQTFLLYASPVVLKGLLTEEKYKHFMLYFCAITMLSSKQHKHLWEKANQKLRQFVGTFANIYGTNAVTSNVHSLTNLYKQAVRFGCIGDYSSYSFVQKLGFLNNYLQSANYRGLEQAGRRIQEFESLNVNYKRQPFSEPVCRWKRQTVTLHVRQGFMLRNDNVNDWLITQENEVFKFVSARNCNGQVKIRGKLFSHIYEVFDSSSEILIFSAKMSELSSEEYELKCSDVKCKLVKVIDDIEEQNFVFFPVT, from the exons ATGAGTGACATGCATCGTAAGCTTGACGCGTTGAGCGGTAAAAATCGAGCACTTCAGAGAGTCCGCAAATCCGGTATCCTTTATCGGGGAGCGGCGCGTTTGCTGTTGGCAGACAGGATGCCACAAGAAACTGTAAATGTGGTGCCTGCATCGGAGCTGCAAG TATCGTCTTCCTCGCCGCAGTCTTCCAATGCAGTCCAAAATCAAAACGAAAGTCCTTCTTCGTCAGATCTGGATATTCTGTTCCAGGATACACAGGATTACGAAATGGATTTAGGAGACTCCGATAATTCTGCGCTTCTAGATGAGAGCGATGAAGAGATGTCTTCCGATaccgacgaagacgacgaacccgaTTTCGCTCGGATGTCGAACGAGGATTGTGTGCGTTATTGGGCACTGGCGGGAAATGAATCGAACGCTTCAATCAAGATGATTCTGCGAATATTGCGCgccaaaacaaattttaatttaccaACAGACCCAAGAAAGATcctacgcactcaacgacaCCCGATGAGGATCCACCAGctgggaaatggaaaactttgGTACCACGGAATACGTCGCTGCTTGACGGTTGAGTTGCg aaaacataaaacgtGTCCACAACCTCTTCTGTTCGATTTAAGCATTAATCGTCTTCCTCTGCGCAATCGGTCAAAAAGGCAGTTTTGGTCTATTTTACTAAAGATCGTAGATCAACCGAACTGGCCGGCGATggttgttgccatctattcgGGCACAGTAACGCCTGTCAGTAGTGAAGCTTTCCTTCGGCCGATGGtcgatgaaataaaagaaCTATACGTGGCAAAGCTGGTTATAGACAGAACAAGATTTGTAGTGAGCTTACGAGCCATTATTGCGGACATGCCTGCACGAGCGTTTATAGAAG CTGTAGACAGCCAAGCCGGAACAAGCCCCCTCATCgacataccaaactttgactTGTACAAGGACGTCATAACGGTAGATGGTCTTTATCAGGTCGATACTGGCGTAACTATAGAATTGTTCGACATTTGGTTCAGGGATGTAGTTGGTAAAGAGGAAGCGTGGATTTTACCTGCAGAAATCCTAAACAGACTTGAACAGCAAAAGTTTCCAGTtgaaaccaaacaaaagcTACGATCTTTCGAGGATTTATCATTGTGGAAGAGCACTGATTGGCAGACCTTTCTTCTTTACGCATCTCCCGTAGTATTGAAAGGATTGCTGACGGAGGAGaaatacaaacattttatGCTGTATTTCTGCGCCATTACAATGCTCTCATCCAAACAGCATAAACATCTGTGGGAAAAGGCGAACCAAAAGCTGAGACAGTTTGTAGGTACATTTGCCAACATCTACGGTACAAATGCAGTAACATCCAATGTGCACAGTCTCACAAATCTATACAAACAAGCCGTACGCTTTGGCTGCATAGGCGATTACTCTTCGTACTCTTTTGTGCAGAAATTAGGCTTTTTGAACAATTATCTACAATCGGCAAACTATCGGGGTTTGGAGCAAGCAGGGCGTAGAATACAAGAATTTGAAAGCTTGAATGTCAACTATAAACGCCAACCTTTCTCAGAGCCAGTCTGTAGGTGGAAACGCCAAACGGTTACCTTGCATGTGCGGCAAGGATTTATGCTGCGTAACGATAACGTTAATGATTGGTTAATCACTCAAGAAAATGAGGTGTTTAAATTTGTATCCGCCAGAAACTGTAATGGACAAGTGAAGATAAGAGGCAAATTGTTTTCACATATTTACGAGGTGTTTGATTCATCTAgtgaaattttgattttttctgctAAAATGAGCGAACTTTCCAGCGAAGAATATGAACTAAAATGCTCGGATGTAAAGTGTAAGCTAGTGAAAGTGATTGATGATATTGAAGAGcaaaactttgttttttttcccgtTACTTAG
- the LOC120950751 gene encoding E3 SUMO-protein ligase ZBED1-like isoform X1: MENSQTKRSTRSAAPPAVSAEMPELKEEPIDDDISLDHTRQAATESTHQEGFVSSGARDPFLDEMEIGETSITFPNAFLDAFGQDVKTEHPTAEESDLNAEAVEAAGSSTAKRKNCDDEESEEDSSSATKRLPNSTHRKQYLKQVTWMHFEQTAGGGICRYCGKMIKMNRGSTWNLARHMRSFHAGIKFPIATGEDATSPRSPTPTNVSVVTSDQNGQSSHADIAGPQSTFNSNNLDRLLMLALIKDCNPFTMIEGNYFRVFVSKLNQQYKMPSTKYLTNELLPRVYNETVESVLFKLNKAETISLTIEGWTNSNNTNLKAITAHFLQEGCKPTSHLLECLAFKESTADEDIVEWIKKVINKFALRGKVVSLTSNHVSDMKSACLKLGLQHYYCFAHGLDTVVQNAITDSIMQTYEKVKQIILDIRQSDVATKTLLEMQDSLNLKDTKLKCYNANDWNSTYDMLYRFWQNKIPVLVCMNSLQVVTTNMQPNDWSTVEHSVQVLGYFDEAVKHVSSDSLVTLSKMGLIVRLLQQKVIEFQRDTKNLKPDMQDMVSRLISGIAAGLEPLKNDQHVLQAMILDPRIKQQGLDREKENFQSASEAIIKAISPMYMYYELPSPKVQQQSSVPTNSIFFSFVSSLPQAEALNSPKAAAKAELDRYLKADILALDQDPLMWWHKEKNNYPKLYDLVQKRFCIAATAVPCDRMYTKAGRLYREKRCKLGVKNVHEFLFIQQNYDNAKLEDL; the protein is encoded by the exons ATGGAGAATTCACAAACCAAGCGTAGCACCAGATCGGCGGCACCTCCTGCG GTTTCCGCCGAGATGCCAGAACTCAAAGAAGAACCTATCGATGACGACATTTCCCTCGATCACACAAGACAGGCTGCAACAGAAAGCACACATCAGGAGGGTTTCGTAAGCAGTGGTGCTAGAGATCCATTTTTGGATGAAATGGAAATCGGCGAGACCAGCATTACGTTTCCGAATGCCTTTCTCGATGCGTTTGGGCAAGACGTCAAGACTGAACACCCAACTGCAGAGGAGAGTGATTTAAATGCTGAAGCCGTTGAGGCTGCTGGTTCGA GTACTGCAAAGAGAAAAAACTGTGACGACGAAGAATCAGAAGAGGACTCAAGCAGTGCAACGAAAAGGCTGCCAAATTCT ACACATAGAAAGCAGTACTTGAAACAAGTAACATGGATGCATTTTGAACAAACTGCCGGAGGAGGAATTTGTCGGTACTGTGGAAAGATGATAAAAATGAATCGGGGCTCAACGTGGAACCTAGCGCGCCATATGAGATCGTTTCATGCAGGAATTAAATTCCCCATTGCAACCGGCGAGGATGCAACATCACCAAGATCACCAACACCTACGAATGTATCTGTTGTCACTTCGGACCAGAATGGTCAATCGTCACATGCTGATATTGCTGGACCGCAATCCACGTTTAACTCAAACAACTTGGACCGGCTGTTGATGCTTGCGTTAATTAAAGACTGCAATCCTTTTACCATGATCGAAGGAAATTATTTCCGGGTTTTCGTTAGTAAGCTAAACCAGCAGTACAAAATGCCGTCAACGAAATATCTTACCAATGAGTTGCTTCCCCGGGTTTACAACGAAACTGTTGAAAGCGTTctgttcaaattaaacaagGCGGAAACAATCTCGCTAACGATAGAAGGATGGACAAACTCAAACAATACGAATTTGAAGGCTATAACTGCGCACTTTTTACAAGAAGGATGTAAGCCGACGTCACATCTCTTAGAATGCTTAGCGTTTAAGGAGTCTACTGCTGATGAGGATATAGTAGAATGGATTAAAAAAGTAATCAATAAATTCGCCCTGAGAGGCAAAGTCGTCAGTCTGACAAGTAACCATGTGAGCGACATGAAATCTGCATGCTTGAAGCTAGGTCTTCAGCATTATTATTGTTTCGCACACGGTCTCGATACAGTAGTGCAAAACGCCATTACCGATAGCATAATGCAAACgtatgaaaaagtaaaacaaatcattctAGATATCAGACAAAGTGACGTTGCAACAAAAACTCTGCTAGAAATGCAAGATAGTTTGAATCTGAAGGATACGAAACTGAAGTGCTACAATGCGAACGATTGGAATTCAACATATGATATGTTATATCGattttggcaaaacaaaattccTGTCCTTGTATGCATGAACTCGTTGCAGGTTGTAACTACCAACATGCAGCCTAACGACTGGAGTACCGTTGAACACTCCGTACAGGTTCTAGGCTATTTTGATGAAGCCGTCAAACATGTATCGTCCGATAGCTTAGTTACGCTTTCCAAAATGGGACTGATTGTAAGGTTACTGCAGCAAAAAGTGATCGAGTTTCAAAGAGATACGAAAAACTTAAAGCCAGATATGCAGGATATGGTTTCGCGATTGATCAGCGGAATTGCCGCTGGATTAGAGCCGTTGAAAAATGACCAGCATGTGTTGCAGGCCATGATTTTAGATCCAAGAATAAAGCAACAGGGTCTGGAtagggaaaaggaaaactttCAGTCAGCTTCCGAAGCGATCATCAAAGCCATTTCGCCCATGTACATGTACTATGAGCTTCCCTCGCCAAAGGTTCAGCAACAGAGCTCAGTGCCAACAAATTCAATCTTCTTCAGCTTTGTAAGTAGCTTACCGCAAGCTGAAGCATTGAACAGTCCGAAAGCAGCTGCCAAAGCAGAACTAGATCGATATCTTAAAGCAGATATACTAGCGTTGGATCAGGATCCATTGATGTGGTGGcacaaggaaaaaaataactacCCCAAGTTGTACGATCTCGTGCAGAAGCGATTCTGTATTGCAGCGACAGCAGTACCCTGCGATCGAATGTATACCAAAGCAGGCCGATTGTACAGAGAAAAACGCTGCAAATTGGGCGTCAAAAATGTGCACGAGTTTTTGTTCATTCAGCAAAACTATGACAACGCAAAGTTGGAAGACTTATGA
- the LOC120950751 gene encoding uncharacterized protein LOC120950751 isoform X2 — protein MENSQTKRSTRSAAPPAVSAEMPELKEEPIDDDISLDHTRQAATESTHQEGFVSSGARDPFLDEMEIGETSITFPNAFLDAFGQDVKTEHPTAEESDLNAEAVEAAGSSTAKRKNCDDEESEEDSSSATKRLPNSSSSDNILLNKLAPALRVSSPLLRQNTQKTVKPTTTRVQSTEPSKCTYIIRMLNDDPTKPPSKPVVVSADQVQKLQRVPIEQIRALKRVAAPPQPGNVLNPRIRVKNFATMQPTAQTAMPSVQKDTQQNSSPPPHSKEECTHCPCFEKFVKEHDQKMDTFLTKQQRIVSEILNLQRHIMNKLHSIESTLESQPTGGGEPSFIEHSDDDSAHSPIPFNLPNTIDEASEPNYAAAQQNGTAHINSDEVQLFSFTRMEKAEELNEFDRRLADAEYFKETYNWLNSLITETNCANRMLVALDLLFDKVFVNKCSWTGRGKGNSRKVPLRCRRNLLHLFKVIGSTRRASVSRSDVEDFFIKKLKQSKQRLNLQGIRKATCHVKRTQLS, from the exons ATGGAGAATTCACAAACCAAGCGTAGCACCAGATCGGCGGCACCTCCTGCG GTTTCCGCCGAGATGCCAGAACTCAAAGAAGAACCTATCGATGACGACATTTCCCTCGATCACACAAGACAGGCTGCAACAGAAAGCACACATCAGGAGGGTTTCGTAAGCAGTGGTGCTAGAGATCCATTTTTGGATGAAATGGAAATCGGCGAGACCAGCATTACGTTTCCGAATGCCTTTCTCGATGCGTTTGGGCAAGACGTCAAGACTGAACACCCAACTGCAGAGGAGAGTGATTTAAATGCTGAAGCCGTTGAGGCTGCTGGTTCGA GTACTGCAAAGAGAAAAAACTGTGACGACGAAGAATCAGAAGAGGACTCAAGCAGTGCAACGAAAAGGCTGCCAAATTCT TCTTCATCCGACAACATTCTACTTAATAAACTTGCACCTGCTCTCCGTGTTTCTTCGCCATTGTTAAGGCAGAATACACAAAAAACGGTTAAGCCAACTACAACACGAGTTCAAAGTACGGAGCCATCAAAATGTACGTACATCATCCGAATGCTAAACGACGATCCAACGAAACCACCGTCCAAGCCGGTGGTTGTATCTGCCGACCAGGTGCAAAAACTGCAACGTGTCCCAATCGAGCAGATACGAGCGCTGAAACGAGTGGCGGCACCACCGCAACCGGGCAATGTGTTGAATCCCAGAATACGTGTAAAAAATTTCGCTACCATGCAACCCACTGCCCAAACAGCTATGCCAAGTGTGCAGAAAGATACACAGCAAAATTCCTCCCCACCACCTCACTCCAAAGAAGAATGTACACATTGTCCGTGTTTCGAAAAGTTTGTGAAAGAGCATGACCAAAAAATGGACACATTCCTGACGAAGCAGCAAAGGATAGTAAGTGAAATTTTGAATCTGCAGCGGCACATAATGAACAAGCTACACAGTATTGAGAGCACGCTAGAATCTCAACCGACCGGCGGTGGCGAGCCCAGCTTTATCGAGCATTCGGACGACGATTCGGCACATTCACCTATCCCGTTCAATCTGCCAAACACGATCGATGAAGCCAGCGAACCTAACTACGCAGCTGCGCAACAAAACGGAACGGCCCACATCAATTCGGACGAGGTGCAGTTATTCAGCTTCACGCGGATGGAGAAGGCAGAGGAGTTGAACGAATTCGACAGACGCCTCGCTGACGCCGAATATTTTAAGGAAACGTACAACTGGCTAAATTCACTCATCACGGAAACGAACTGCGCCAACCGTATGCTGGTAGCGCTCGATCTACTATTCGACAAGGTGTTTGTGAACAAGTGCAGTTGGACCGGTAGGGGTAAGGGTAACAGCAGAAAGGTGCCGCTAAGATGTCGCCGAAACTTGCTGCATCTGTTTAAAGTTATAGGAAGCACGCGCCGGGCCAGCGTTTCGCGGTCCGACGTGGAAGactttttcattaaaaagcTGAAGCAATCCAAACAGCGGCTAAACTTGCAAGGAATTCGCAAGGCTACGTGTCACGTGAAAAGAACGCAACTAAGCTAG
- the LOC120950751 gene encoding uncharacterized protein LOC120950751 isoform X3: MENSQTKRSTRSAAPPAVSAEMPELKEEPIDDDISLDHTRQAATESTHQEGFVSSGARDPFLDEMEIGETSITFPNAFLDAFGQDVKTEHPTAEESDLNAEAVEAAGSSTAKRKNCDDEESEEDSSSATKRLPNSNSSIIRCKIVQTRDAKGHVKLSVVPDHRVSVPSNPKKIQLNCTDANEQTQNHKHSIYQEVDRSKQEHQRITSEDADSLITMSDESLSGFSVNNSMIVHTLQDDNSDIEDPTSKQTTTPVSRVAASNIGISESKMIRKARCSNCKTMTAMLKAQTKLLINIRSQQKRTTNEMLKNQKILMNRMAAMELRIKTLLNDENADEANKNADESIPFFDQPLVASLEGLEKLDKDLEDEGYFRNLTNELLIQIVDEDPNNRMLTVLDAIFDKTFLTTCSWTGISKKCRKIAMISYQNVLKVFQSVGSTHEDKVTKDMVQSFFMNKLKHAKERLKAKGLVRSKCRTRQTFTLYKE, translated from the exons ATGGAGAATTCACAAACCAAGCGTAGCACCAGATCGGCGGCACCTCCTGCG GTTTCCGCCGAGATGCCAGAACTCAAAGAAGAACCTATCGATGACGACATTTCCCTCGATCACACAAGACAGGCTGCAACAGAAAGCACACATCAGGAGGGTTTCGTAAGCAGTGGTGCTAGAGATCCATTTTTGGATGAAATGGAAATCGGCGAGACCAGCATTACGTTTCCGAATGCCTTTCTCGATGCGTTTGGGCAAGACGTCAAGACTGAACACCCAACTGCAGAGGAGAGTGATTTAAATGCTGAAGCCGTTGAGGCTGCTGGTTCGA GTACTGCAAAGAGAAAAAACTGTGACGACGAAGAATCAGAAGAGGACTCAAGCAGTGCAACGAAAAGGCTGCCAAATTCT AACTCATCAATAATACGTTGCAAAATAGTACAAACACGCGATGCCAAAGGGCATGTAAAGCTTAGCGTTGTTCCTGATCACAGGGTTAGCGTACCCAGCAATCCAAAGAAAATCCAATTAAATTGCACAGATGCTAAcgagcaaacacaaaaccacaagCATAGTATTTATCAGGAAGTAGATCGGTCGAAGCAGGAACACCAAAGGATAACTTCTGAAGATGCGGACTCATTAATCACTATGTCGGACGAATCGTTGTCTGGTTTTTCTGTGAATAATTCAATGATCGTACATACATTACAGGATGATAATAGTGACATTGAAGATCCTAcatccaaacaaacaacaaccccTGTGTCAAGAGTAGCAGCGAGCAATATCGGCATATCAGAATCGAAAATGATCCGCAAAGCACGCTGCTCAAATTGCAAAACAATGACAGCGATGCTGAAAGCACAGACAAAGTTGCTAATCAATATTCGATCGCAGCAAAAACGTACCACAaatgaaatgttgaaaaatcaaaaaattCTTATGAATCGTATGGCCGCTATGGAGTTACGAATTAAAACATTACTCAACGATGAAAACGCTGACGAGGCGAATAAAAACGCTGACGAATCCATTCCCTTTTTCGATCAGCCACTCGTTGCCAGCCTTGAAGGGCTCGAAAAGTTGGATAAAGATTTGGAGGATGAAGGCTACTTTCGAAACTTGACGAATGAACTGCTGATACAAATTGTTGACGAGGATCCTAACAATAGAATGTTGACTGTGCTCGATGCCATATTCGACAAGACATTCTTAACGACATGCTCATGGACGGGCATATCTAaaaaatgcagaaaaatagCAATGATTTCTTATCAAAATGTcttgaaagttttccaatcaGTTGGTAGTACCCATGAGGACAAGGTAACCAAGGATATGGTACAGTCGTTTTTCATGAACAAGCTGAAACATGCCAAAGAACGGTTGAAAGCGAAAGGGCTGGTGCGATCAAAGTGTCGAACGAGACAAACTTTTACGCTGTACAAAGAGTGA